A single genomic interval of Spinacia oleracea cultivar Varoflay chromosome 6, BTI_SOV_V1, whole genome shotgun sequence harbors:
- the LOC110804104 gene encoding glycine-rich RNA-binding protein 4, mitochondrial isoform X1, with the protein MLNRVLCCKCITYPSAMCQVARYACTNLFVGGLSYDTNETVLRDAFSQHGEITEVRVICHHVSGKSRGYGFVKFSCENSAASALKEMDGQVVDGRNIRIHQAHKQ; encoded by the exons ATGTTGAACAGAGTGCTTTGTTGCAAGTGTATAACCTACCCATCTGCAATGTGTCAGGTTGCTCGGTATGCTTGCACAAACTTGTTTGTTGGAG GACTTTCTTATGATACAAATGAAACTGTATTACGAGATGCTTTCTCGCAGCATGGTGAAATTACTGAAG TTAGAGTTATCTGTCACCATGTCTCTGGAAAATCAAGAGGGTATGGATTTGTGAAGTTTAGTTGTGAAAATAGTGCTGCATCAGCACTTAAAGAAATGGATGGCCAG GTAGTGGATGGGAGGAATATCCGTATTCATCAGGCTCACAAGCAATGA
- the LOC110804104 gene encoding glycine-rich RNA-binding protein 4, mitochondrial isoform X2 encodes MLNRVLCCKCITYPSAMCQVARYACTNLFVGGLSYDTNETVLRDAFSQHGEITEVRVICHHVSGKSRGYGFVKFSCENSAASALKEMDGQIYVEHELI; translated from the exons ATGTTGAACAGAGTGCTTTGTTGCAAGTGTATAACCTACCCATCTGCAATGTGTCAGGTTGCTCGGTATGCTTGCACAAACTTGTTTGTTGGAG GACTTTCTTATGATACAAATGAAACTGTATTACGAGATGCTTTCTCGCAGCATGGTGAAATTACTGAAG TTAGAGTTATCTGTCACCATGTCTCTGGAAAATCAAGAGGGTATGGATTTGTGAAGTTTAGTTGTGAAAATAGTGCTGCATCAGCACTTAAAGAAATGGATGGCCAG ATATATGTGGAACATGAGCTTATTTGA